The bacterium genome contains a region encoding:
- a CDS encoding DUF1660 family phage protein, whose amino-acid sequence MSLFCRLFGHRPGPERKSNTWSIKGRYRICRRCKTHLWAGDPRREVKS is encoded by the coding sequence ATGAGCCTGTTCTGCCGCCTGTTCGGCCATCGTCCTGGCCCGGAGCGCAAGTCGAACACCTGGAGCATCAAGGGCCGCTATCGCATCTGCCGCCGTTGCAAAACACACCTGTGGGCCGGCGATCCCCGACGGGAGGTAAAATCATGA